Below is a window of Candidatus Obscuribacterales bacterium DNA.
TGACGGAACCGCTCAGACCAGATGCCGCCACGGTCAGCACCAAAGCCAGTGGCAAAGCTCTTGAGGCCGTCAGCCGTGCGCAGATAGCCAGACCATGAGCCGATGGACTGATAGAAGCCCACCATGTTACGGGGCAGCGTATCGCGCCATTCAGCGTCTACGTCAATCCTTGTGCCTTTGACCAAGGGTAGCTTCATGGCGTGGTGGTGATCGGTGCATCACCCTCGTCGGTCAGATAGTCATTGTGAGTGACGATCCGATCAGCGGGACGATAGA
It encodes the following:
- a CDS encoding packaged DNA stabilization protein; protein product: MKLPLVKGTRIDVDAEWRDTLPRNMVGFYQSIGSWSGYLRTADGLKSFATGFGADRGGIWSERFRQHYRLSGNTFIEVDEFGGVNDLSDGVLVPGSNQARFANSFNSVAFVANGEYYRYDG